AGCCGTAAATGGGTGCCCCTTCCGCCACCAACGCCGGGAACAGTTGCCGCCCGAAGTCGTAAAAGCCGTCAGGGATGCGTCTTACGACTTCCGGCTCCAGCAAATACACACCCGAGTTGACGAGGGCGTGCCCTTGCGCCCAGTGGCGGGGTTTTTCGATGAAACCGACGATGCGACCGTCATCCGCCAATTGCACGACACCAAATTCGCGGGGGTCGTCTACCAGCGCCAGGGAAATCGTGACAAGGGCGCTGCGTTCCCGGTGAAACCGCAACATGGCAGCCAAATCCAAGTCAATTAACTCGTCGCAACCGACGACGACAAAAGTATCGTCAAGGGCACAAAGAAAATCCGCCATCAGTTTCACGGCGCCGGCAGTGCCGTGCGGTTCGTCCTCATGCAAATAAGTCAAGGACACACCGAACGCGCTGCCGTCGCCGAAGAACCGCTCAATATCCGCGCCCCGATACCAAAGGTTGGCTGCCAGTTCCGTAACACCGAAGGCGCGCAACCAACGCACGAGATTCGCCATGATGGGCACGGTTAAGACGGGCACCAATGCTTTCGGTCGGGCGAAAGTCAGCGGACGCAAGCGCGTCCCTTCACCCGCTGCCAGAATCATCCCACGCATTGAATGTTCCTCCAGACACTGTGTGTTCCTTTGGCGAAGGGTTATCCTTCACGGACGCGAGCGTAATTGACGACATCGCGCACGCCGGGCATGCGCTTGATGCGGTCAATCACACGCTGGATGCGGGCTTCCACGCTGTCGGTGGAAGTGTCGCCTTTAGCCCGTCCGATCCATCCATACAAGGAGATGTTGCCCGACACATTGACGACCTCCAGGCGCGAGATATCTAAGCCCGCGCGTAAAAACTCCCGCCGCACTTGCATCGCTGTCTGTTTGTCGTGGGCGATATCGCGCGGCATCGTTCG
This window of the bacterium HR17 genome carries:
- the cugP_1 gene encoding UTP--glucose-1-phosphate uridylyltransferase; translated protein: MRGMILAAGEGTRLRPLTFARPKALVPVLTVPIMANLVRWLRAFGVTELAANLWYRGADIERFFGDGSAFGVSLTYLHEDEPHGTAGAVKLMADFLCALDDTFVVVGCDELIDLDLAAMLRFHRERSALVTISLALVDDPREFGVVQLADDGRIVGFIEKPRHWAQGHALVNSGVYLLEPEVVRRIPDGFYDFGRQLFPALVAEGAPIYGFVSDGYWNDIGHIGNYWGANIAALHKRVILHECPLREVAPCVFIHPSAQVADTARLVPPCAIGAATVVDEGAIVGGETVVGDGCRIGRGAVVERSILWSHTSIAPGTHLANCIVTDGCFIASDEPLRHAVIVGQNPFHFS